DNA from Dama dama isolate Ldn47 chromosome 5, ASM3311817v1, whole genome shotgun sequence:
ATCTTAACATTTAATATACAAAGGAGAAGTTTAAGCCAAAGTAACAAATAAAAGGAAGTCTAATAAAATTGTCCTTAATGGGCTTTGGATTTCTAATCTatctaaagaatattttttataaagcaAATACAGAATAATATAAACTGTATTGCAAAGAATAAATGATGCCTCTGACTATACTAATGCTCTATCTTGCCATTATTTGAGGTAGCCTAGTGTACTTTTCTTCACGTTAAAAATGCCAAGCATTATTCAGATTTCTAGACATTTGAAAGTGCCTGACTAAGTTTATATTCTTTCTGAGGTAAGCTTATCTTACAGAATTAATGAtggaaaaggaaatcaacacATTTTAGAAGTGCTAAGATTGAAAGCCAGGAGGGtgtgattacagaacttccacaggactggggagacagactcttggagggcacaaacaaaccttgtgcacattAGGACCCAAGAGAATGGAGCAGTGTACCcgcaagagactgagccagacttgcctgtgagtatcCTGGAGTCTCcagaggcatgggtcaacagtggcctggtGCAGGGTCAGGGGATCTGAATAGAACAATCCTGGGAGCCATAGGGCATGCTGgcacaagtccttttgaaggaggtcacaaTTAttcctaccatagtttggcctcaggcaaaCAATGTATTCCTCAGGGGAATACAGCCCCATCTATCAGCAGAAAATTTTGTATTAAAGATttgctgagcatggccccacccattagagcaagacccagatttccccacagccagtccctcccatcaggaagctacTACAAGCCTCTTATTCTTATTCAACAGAGGGCAGgcaggaaccagaggtcaagtttccaacatccattggatcataaaactgcaagaaagttccaaaaaaatatcaacttcagcttcactgactatgctaagtcctttgactgtatggatcacagcaaattatggaaaattctttaagaaatgggaataccagaccacgttaccTCCCTCTTGAGTAagctgtatgaaggtcaagaagcaagttagaatcagacatggaacaaaggactggttccaaattggcaaatgagtatatcaaggctgtatattgtcacgctgcttatttaatttatatgcagagtacatcataggaaatgctgggctggatgaagcacaagctggaatcaagattgctggggaaaatatcaataacctcagatatgcagatggcactacccttatggcagacagcaaagaggaactaaagagcctcttgatgaaagtgaaagaggagaatgaaagctggcttaaaactcaacattcaaaaaactaagttcatggcatccagtcccatcacttcatggcaaatagatggagaaacagtggaaacagtggctgactttattattctgggctccaaaatcactgcaggtggtgactgcagccatcaaattaaaagacacttggtccttggggaaaaagttatgaccaacctagacagcatattaaagagcagagacagccTGCACCTCAGCATGGCTGCTTTGGGTATACTGCTCTCTACAGGTGTCCAGAGACTGCACTGCGGTGCTGCGGCTTGGGCAGGCAGCCAGTGTCAACTCAGGCAGGGCCTTGCTGCCAACCCCTCCGGCTATGGGCCCCTTATGGAGCTCCCAAACTGGTCGTACGCGGATGGCCGCCCTGCTCCTCCAATGAAAGGCCAGCTTCGAAGAAAAGCCCAAAGGGAAAAGTTTGCGAGAGGAGTTGTACTGCTGTCACAGGAAATGGATGCTGGATTACAGGCATGGCAGCTCAGACAGCAGGAGAAGttgcaggaagaaaaaaaggaagcagcaGAATGCTCTTAAACCCAAAGGGGCTCTACTACAAAACCCACGACCAAGTCAATAAAAAAAGCAACTCCTGTCtcccttaaataaataaataaataaagagcagagacattactttgctgacaaaggtccatgtagtcaaagctatggtttttccagtagtcacatatggatatgatatttggaaaattagaaagatgagtgccaaagaattgatggttttgaactgtggtgttggagaagactcttgagagtcccttgaactgctaggagatcaaaccagtcaatcctaaaggaaatcagtcctgaatattcattggaaggactgatgctgaatctccaacactctgaccacctgatatgaggaatgactcattggaaaagaccctgatgctgggtaagattgagggcaggaggagaaggggacgatagaggatgagatggttggatggcatcactgattcaatgcacatgagtttgagcaatctctgggattttgtgatgaacagggaagcctggcgagctgcattccatggggtcatagtcacacaggactgagcgactgaactgaactgaagatttaaTCTTTTGTGTAAGAATTTCAGAAAAGATTAACTGCCAAAATTCAAATGCACAAACAAAactcagaaattaaaaagtaCTCAAAACTCAATTTATCCCCCAAATACTTTGTTTCAAGAAATTAAATGTATAATTTGCATTTATG
Protein-coding regions in this window:
- the LOC133055790 gene encoding large ribosomal subunit protein mL52-like, with translation MAALGILLSTGVQRLHCGAAAWAGSQCQLRQGLAANPSGYGPLMELPNWSYADGRPAPPMKGQLRRKAQREKFARGVVLLSQEMDAGLQAWQLRQQEKLQEEKKEAAECS